The following proteins are encoded in a genomic region of Mycobacterium kiyosense:
- a CDS encoding energy-dependent translational throttle protein EttA, translated as MAEFIYTMKKVRKAHGDKVILDDVTLSFYPGAKIGVVGPNGAGKSSVLRIMAGLDKPNNGDAFLANNATVGILLQEPPLNEEKTVRGNVEEGLGEIKVKLDRFNEVAELMATDYSDELMEEMGRLQEDLDHADAWDLDSQLEQAMDALRCPPPDEPVTNLSGGERRRVALCKLLLSKPDLLLLDEPTNHLDAESVQWLEQHLASYAGAILAVTHDRYFLDNVAEWILELDRGRAYPYEGNYSTYLEKKAERIAVQGRKDAKLQKRLQEELAWVRSGAKARQAKSKARLQRYEEMAAEAEKTRKLDFEEIQIPVGPRLGSLVVEVEHLDKGFEGRTLIKDLSFTLPRNGIVGVIGPNGVGKTTLFKTIVGLEQPDSGTVKVGETVKLSYVDQTRSGIDPKKTVWQVVSDGLDYIEVGQTEVPSRAYVSAFGFKGPDQQKPAGVLSGGERNRLNLALTLKQGGNLILLDEPTNDLDVETLSSLENALVNFPGCAVVISHDRWFLDRTCTHILAWEGDADNEAKWFWFEGNFGAYEENKVERLGAEAARPHRVTHRKLTRD; from the coding sequence ATGGCTGAGTTCATCTACACGATGAAGAAGGTCCGCAAGGCGCACGGCGACAAGGTGATCCTCGACGACGTCACGTTGAGCTTCTACCCGGGCGCCAAGATCGGCGTCGTCGGCCCCAACGGGGCCGGAAAGTCGAGCGTCTTGCGGATCATGGCCGGATTGGACAAGCCGAACAACGGTGACGCCTTTCTGGCCAACAACGCGACGGTGGGCATCCTGCTGCAGGAGCCGCCGCTCAACGAGGAGAAGACCGTCCGGGGCAACGTCGAGGAGGGGTTGGGCGAGATCAAAGTCAAGCTCGACCGTTTCAATGAAGTCGCCGAGCTGATGGCAACCGACTACTCCGACGAACTGATGGAGGAGATGGGCAGGCTGCAGGAGGACCTCGACCACGCCGACGCGTGGGATCTGGATTCTCAGCTGGAGCAGGCCATGGACGCGCTGCGCTGCCCACCGCCGGACGAACCGGTCACCAACCTGTCCGGCGGTGAGCGACGCCGCGTCGCGCTGTGCAAGCTGCTGCTGTCCAAACCCGACCTGCTGCTGCTCGACGAACCGACCAACCATCTGGACGCCGAGAGCGTGCAGTGGCTCGAGCAACACCTGGCCAGCTACGCCGGCGCCATCCTGGCCGTCACTCACGACCGCTATTTCCTGGACAACGTCGCCGAGTGGATCTTGGAGCTCGACCGCGGCCGCGCCTACCCGTACGAGGGCAACTACTCCACCTACCTGGAGAAGAAGGCCGAGCGGATCGCGGTGCAGGGCCGCAAGGACGCCAAGCTGCAGAAACGTCTCCAGGAGGAGCTGGCCTGGGTGCGGTCGGGTGCCAAGGCGCGCCAAGCCAAGAGCAAGGCGCGGCTGCAGCGCTACGAGGAGATGGCTGCCGAGGCGGAGAAGACACGCAAGCTCGACTTCGAGGAGATCCAGATCCCGGTCGGACCGCGGCTGGGCTCGCTGGTTGTCGAGGTCGAGCACCTCGACAAGGGCTTCGAAGGCCGCACCCTGATCAAGGACCTGTCGTTCACACTGCCGCGAAACGGCATCGTCGGCGTCATCGGTCCCAACGGTGTCGGCAAGACCACGCTGTTCAAGACCATCGTCGGACTCGAGCAGCCCGACAGCGGCACGGTCAAGGTCGGCGAAACCGTCAAGCTCAGCTACGTCGACCAGACCCGCTCCGGCATCGACCCGAAGAAAACCGTATGGCAGGTCGTCTCCGACGGGCTGGACTACATCGAGGTCGGCCAGACCGAGGTGCCGTCGCGGGCTTACGTGTCGGCATTCGGGTTCAAGGGCCCCGACCAGCAGAAGCCGGCGGGCGTGCTGTCCGGGGGCGAGCGCAACCGGCTCAATCTGGCCCTGACCCTCAAGCAGGGCGGCAACCTGATCCTGCTCGACGAGCCGACCAACGACCTGGACGTCGAAACGTTGAGCTCGCTGGAAAACGCGCTGGTCAACTTCCCGGGCTGTGCGGTGGTGATCTCCCACGACCGCTGGTTCCTGGACCGGACCTGCACGCACATCCTGGCCTGGGAAGGCGACGCCGACAACGAGGCCAAATGGTTCTGGTTCGAGGGCAACTTCGGCGCATACGAGGAGAACAAGGTGGAGCGCCTCGGCGCCGAAGCGGCGCGGCCGCACCGGGTCACTCACCGCAAGCTGACACGGGACTAG
- a CDS encoding hypothetical protein (frameshifted, insertion at around 2011783), giving the protein MFITVNCWGRLVTGVGATLGKGSPVIVVGHVYTSEYDDKDGNRRSSVEMRATSVGPDLSRLRIETPGRTGVDAAKPATTEAGAIDSDLVGADAAGFEVPADAEAGSPLPLSA; this is encoded by the coding sequence TTGTTCATCACCGTCAACTGCTGGGGCCGGCTGGTCACCGGGGTGGGTGCCACGCTGGGCAAAGGTTCGCCGGTGATCGTGGTGGGCCATGTCTACACCAGCGAATACGACGACAAGGACGGCAATCGGCGTTCCTCGGTGGAGATGCGGGCCACGTCGGTGGGGCCGGACCTGTCGCGGCTGCGTATCGAGACGCCGGGCCGGACCGGGGTGGACGCCGCCAAGCCCGCGACCACCGAGGCAGGCGCAATCGACAGCGACCTCGTCGGCGCGGACGCGGCCGGGTTCGAGGTGCCCGCCGATGCCGAAGCGGGGAGCCCGCTGCCACTGTCGGCCTAG
- a CDS encoding hypothetical protein (frameshifted, insertion at around 2020235) has protein sequence MVSAPEFEEKLSECDRVVYTVGFQRRALLPATPQWGPLDYNPQNGIIAPGLFGLGIAFPEYAEDPYGYGQYRVGLKKFMDYLSAVLPLWMVYGT, from the coding sequence TTGGTTTCGGCCCCAGAGTTCGAAGAGAAGCTCAGCGAGTGCGATCGGGTGGTTTATACCGTCGGATTCCAGCGACGCGCGCTGCTGCCCGCGACGCCACAGTGGGGGCCGCTGGATTACAACCCGCAGAACGGGATCATCGCGCCGGGCCTGTTCGGGCTGGGCATCGCGTTTCCCGAATATGCGGAGGATCCTTACGGATACGGTCAGTACCGGGTGGGACTCAAGAAATTCATGGACTACCTCAGCGCGGTACTACCGTTGTGGATGGTCTACGGCACCTGA
- the plsB gene encoding glycerol-3-phosphate acyltransferase: MTKPAADTSAVLTDEDTLVLASMDTPVEMELVMEWLDQQRVRCPGTTFDVLKLPAGSASPGALTALVEKLETGARQNEDREIVPVRVFWLPAANRGKLAKVAALLPGQDPYRPSPRQQRHIMRTEPWRARVVAGESAKMSELRRQWHETTTAESAQEFAHFVTRRALLALARAEYRILGPQYRSPRLVKPEMLASARFRAGLKAIPGATVEEAGKMLDELATGWSQASVDVISVLGKMLSRGFDPEFDYDEYQVAAMRSALEAHPAVLLFSHRSYIDGAVVPVAMQDNRLPPVHMFGGINLSFGVMGPLMRRSGTIFIRRNIGDNKLYKYVLKEYVGYLVEKRFNLSWSIEGTRSRTGKMLPPKLGLMSYVADAYLDGRSEDILLQGVSICFDQLHEIAEYAAYAQGAEKTPEGFSWLYNFIKAQGERNYGKIYVRFPEAVSMRQYLGEPNGPLAHDEAAKRLALQKMSFEVAWRILQSTPVTATGLVSALLLTARGTALTLDQLHRTLQDSLDYLDRKHTPVSTSALRLRSRDGVRAAVDALSNRHPVTRVDSGREPVWYIAPEDEHAAAFYRNSVIHAFLETSIVELALAHARHTDGDRVEAFWAQVMRLRDLLKFDFYFADSAAFRANIAEEMAWHQDWESQVAAGGDEIEKILYAKRPLISDSMLRVFFEAYEIVADVLRDAPPDIGQKELTDLALGVGRQLVAQGRVRSSESVSTLLFATARQVVADQDLIAPGPGLAARREAFRRELRNILRDFNHVGQIARNRFIEREIEARRQRLGSRT; the protein is encoded by the coding sequence GTGACCAAGCCGGCCGCCGACACCAGCGCAGTCCTGACCGATGAGGACACTCTGGTCCTGGCCTCCATGGACACTCCGGTCGAGATGGAGCTGGTCATGGAGTGGCTGGACCAGCAACGCGTCCGCTGCCCGGGGACCACATTCGACGTCTTGAAGCTGCCGGCCGGCAGCGCGTCACCGGGGGCGCTGACCGCTCTGGTGGAAAAGCTCGAAACCGGTGCGCGACAAAACGAAGACCGCGAGATCGTGCCGGTACGGGTGTTCTGGCTGCCGGCCGCCAACCGCGGCAAGCTGGCCAAGGTGGCCGCCCTGCTGCCGGGCCAAGATCCCTACCGGCCCAGCCCTCGTCAGCAGCGCCACATCATGCGTACCGAACCGTGGCGGGCGCGGGTGGTGGCCGGCGAGTCGGCCAAGATGTCCGAACTGCGCCGGCAATGGCACGAAACCACGACGGCCGAGAGTGCCCAGGAATTCGCCCATTTCGTCACCCGCCGGGCGCTGCTGGCCCTGGCCCGGGCCGAATACCGGATCCTCGGCCCGCAATACAGATCTCCTCGTCTGGTCAAGCCGGAAATGTTGGCGTCTGCCCGCTTTCGTGCCGGGCTCAAAGCGATCCCCGGCGCCACCGTCGAGGAAGCCGGCAAGATGCTCGACGAGTTGGCGACGGGGTGGAGCCAGGCATCGGTGGACGTCATCTCGGTGCTGGGCAAAATGCTCAGCCGCGGATTCGACCCCGAGTTCGACTACGACGAGTATCAGGTCGCAGCCATGCGCTCCGCGCTGGAAGCCCACCCCGCGGTGTTGCTGTTCTCGCATCGCTCCTACATCGACGGCGCGGTGGTGCCGGTAGCGATGCAGGACAACCGACTACCGCCGGTGCACATGTTCGGTGGCATCAATCTCTCGTTCGGGGTGATGGGTCCGCTGATGCGGCGCTCGGGCACGATCTTCATCAGGCGCAACATCGGGGACAACAAGCTGTACAAGTACGTCCTCAAGGAATACGTCGGCTACCTCGTCGAGAAACGATTCAATCTCAGCTGGTCCATCGAGGGCACCCGCTCGCGTACCGGAAAGATGTTGCCGCCCAAGCTCGGTCTGATGAGTTATGTGGCCGACGCCTACCTCGACGGGCGCAGCGAGGACATTCTGCTGCAAGGTGTTTCGATCTGTTTCGACCAGTTGCACGAGATCGCCGAGTATGCGGCCTACGCCCAGGGCGCCGAGAAGACCCCCGAGGGTTTCAGCTGGCTCTACAACTTCATCAAAGCCCAGGGCGAGCGGAACTACGGCAAGATCTACGTCCGTTTTCCCGAGGCGGTCTCCATGCGGCAGTACCTCGGCGAGCCGAACGGCCCGCTGGCCCATGACGAGGCCGCTAAACGTCTTGCGCTGCAGAAGATGTCGTTCGAGGTCGCTTGGCGCATCCTGCAGTCCACCCCGGTGACGGCGACCGGGCTGGTGTCGGCGCTGCTGCTGACCGCCCGCGGAACGGCGTTGACCCTGGATCAGCTGCACCGTACCTTGCAGGACTCGCTGGACTACCTCGATCGCAAGCACACACCCGTGTCCACCAGTGCGTTGCGGTTGCGCTCGCGCGACGGTGTGCGCGCGGCGGTGGACGCACTGTCCAACCGGCATCCGGTGACCAGAGTCGACAGCGGCCGAGAACCGGTGTGGTACATCGCACCTGAGGACGAACACGCCGCGGCCTTCTATCGCAACTCGGTGATTCACGCGTTCCTGGAAACCTCGATCGTCGAACTGGCCCTGGCGCACGCCCGGCACACCGACGGGGATCGGGTGGAGGCGTTCTGGGCGCAAGTGATGCGGCTACGCGATCTGCTGAAGTTCGACTTTTACTTCGCCGACTCGGCCGCCTTCCGGGCCAATATCGCCGAAGAAATGGCGTGGCATCAGGATTGGGAATCCCAGGTCGCGGCCGGTGGCGACGAGATCGAGAAGATCCTCTACGCCAAGCGGCCGTTGATCTCCGATTCGATGCTGCGGGTGTTCTTCGAGGCCTACGAGATCGTCGCCGACGTCCTGCGTGACGCGCCGCCGGACATCGGCCAGAAGGAGTTGACCGACCTCGCGCTCGGGGTGGGTCGACAACTGGTGGCGCAGGGCCGCGTGCGCAGCAGCGAATCGGTGTCCACGCTGCTGTTCGCGACCGCGCGGCAGGTCGTCGCCGACCAGGACCTGATCGCGCCCGGGCCGGGCCTCGCGGCGCGCCGGGAAGCGTTCCGGCGCGAGTTGCGCAACATCCTGCGCGACTTCAACCACGTCGGTCAGATTGCCCGCAACCGGTTCATCGAGCGGGAGATCGAGGCGCGCCGACAGCGTCTTGGTTCGCGAACGTAG
- the gdh gene encoding NAD-specific glutamate dehydrogenase, whose protein sequence is MTIDPEAREQVAPWTTFPQAGDVPDWIFKAYADSYRSSQEDGSQPTPAPASAVTPALLAAQYRLGEHRPPGESRVAVYPVDDPGGFGPALQVVTEHGSMLMDSVTVLLHRLGVYYAAIMTPVFEVQRSPTGELLSIAPKSPDKSPYHGEAWIHVQLSPTVDRKALAEVERLLPKVLADVQRVATDATAMIATLGELAAVVDEDPEGHYAAPDRHEVAELLRWLDDGNFLLLGYQPCRVQNGLVIGDGSSGLGVLRARSGTRPRLTDDDKLIVLAQAAVGSYLRYGAYPYAIAVRENVDDGVIEHRFVGLFTVAAMNADVLEIPMISHRVRDALTLAGSDPSHPGQLLLDVIQTVPRPELFTLSAHRLLSMAKAVVDMGSQRRALLFLRADRLQFFVSCLVYVPRDRYTTPVRLQIEDILVREFGGTRLEFTARVSESPWALMHFMVRLPQESPDGPEGMAGEPGTQLAPVDVSEANRVRIQALLSEAARTWSDRLIAAAANLAQSTVTATDAEHYANAFSEAYKQAVSPDQAIDDIAVINELADDTVKLVFAEDDEQGLAQLTWFLGGRSASLSQLLPMLQSMGVVVLEERPFTVTRPDGLPVWIYQFKMSPHPTIAPALSQAERDATAQRFADAVTAIWHGRVEIDRFNELVMRAGLSWQQVALLRAYAKYLRQANFPYSQSYIESVLNEHASTAKSLVALFEALFNPAHGSPSGREAQAAAAAVAADIDALVSLDTDRILRAFASLVQATLRTNYFVTREGSARSRNVLALKLNAQLIDELPLPRPKYEIFVYSPRVEGVHLRFGPVARGGLRWSDRRDDFRTEILGLVKAQAVKNAVIVPVGAKGGFVLKRPPLPTGDAAADRDATRVEGVACYQLFISGLLDVTDNVDQRTGAVNPPPGVVRRDGDDAYLVVAADKGTATFSDIANDVAKSYGFWLGDAFASGGSVGYDHKAMGITAKGAWEAVKRHFREIGVDTQSEDFTVVGVGDMSGDVFGNGMLLSKHIRLIAAFDHRHVFLDPEPDAATSWAERRRLFELPRSSWDDYDKTLISEGGGVYSRDQKTIPVSPQVRVALGIEGEVSEMAPPNLVRAILQAPVDLLFNGGIGTYIKAENESDADVGDRANDPVRVNGNQVRAKVIGEGGNLGVTALGRVEFDLSGGRINTDALDNSAGVDCSDHEVNIKILIDSLVTAGKVRAEERTALLESMTDEVAQLVLTDNEDQNDLMGTSRANAPSLLPVHADQIKYLVAERGLNRELEALPSEKEIVRRSEIGIGLTSPELATLMAHVKLDLKEQMLTTELPDQDVFASRLPQYFPRPLRDRFTPEIRNHQLRREIVTTMLINDLVDTAGISYAFRITEDVGVSHLDAVRTYAATDAIFGVGHIWRRIRAANLPVALSDRLTLDNRRLIDRAGRWLLNYRPQPLAVGAEINRFAAKVKALTPRMSEWLRGDDKAIVEKEAAEFTALGAPPDLAYRVAVGLYRYSLLDIIDIADITEIETAEVADTYFALMDHLGTDSLLTAVSELERNDRWHSLARLAIRDDIYASLRSLCFDVLAVGEPDESGEQKIAEWEHISASRVERAHRTLNEIRDSGAKDLATLSVAARQIRRMTRTSGRGSSG, encoded by the coding sequence ATGACGATCGATCCCGAAGCCAGAGAGCAGGTCGCGCCGTGGACCACTTTCCCGCAGGCCGGCGATGTTCCGGACTGGATATTCAAGGCTTACGCCGATAGCTACCGGTCCTCGCAGGAGGACGGATCCCAACCCACCCCCGCACCCGCCTCGGCGGTGACACCGGCCCTGCTGGCCGCCCAGTACCGCCTCGGCGAGCACCGCCCACCCGGCGAGAGCCGCGTCGCGGTGTACCCGGTGGACGACCCGGGCGGGTTCGGGCCGGCGCTGCAAGTGGTTACCGAGCACGGCAGCATGCTGATGGATTCGGTGACGGTGCTGCTGCACCGATTGGGCGTCTACTACGCAGCGATCATGACTCCGGTGTTCGAGGTGCAGCGCAGCCCGACGGGCGAGCTGCTCAGCATTGCGCCGAAGTCGCCGGACAAATCGCCCTACCACGGCGAAGCGTGGATCCACGTCCAGCTCTCGCCCACCGTCGACCGCAAGGCGCTCGCGGAGGTCGAGCGGCTGCTGCCCAAGGTGCTCGCCGACGTCCAGCGCGTGGCCACCGATGCGACAGCCATGATCGCCACGCTCGGCGAACTGGCCGCGGTGGTCGACGAAGACCCCGAAGGTCACTATGCGGCGCCCGACCGTCACGAGGTCGCCGAACTGCTGCGCTGGTTGGACGACGGCAACTTCCTGCTACTTGGCTATCAACCCTGCCGAGTGCAGAACGGCCTGGTCATCGGCGACGGATCCAGCGGCCTGGGCGTGCTGCGCGCCCGCAGCGGCACCAGACCCCGCCTCACCGACGACGACAAGTTGATCGTGCTGGCGCAGGCCGCCGTCGGCAGCTACCTGCGCTACGGCGCCTACCCGTATGCGATCGCGGTCCGCGAGAACGTCGACGACGGCGTGATCGAGCACCGCTTCGTCGGGCTGTTCACCGTCGCCGCCATGAACGCCGACGTGCTGGAAATCCCGATGATTTCGCACCGCGTCCGTGACGCCCTCACCCTGGCCGGCAGCGACCCCAGCCACCCCGGCCAGCTGCTGCTCGACGTCATCCAAACCGTTCCGCGCCCAGAGCTTTTCACGCTCAGTGCGCATCGCTTGCTGAGCATGGCCAAGGCCGTGGTCGACATGGGCTCACAGCGCCGTGCCCTACTGTTCCTACGCGCCGACCGGCTCCAATTCTTCGTCTCGTGCCTGGTGTACGTGCCGCGCGACCGCTACACCACACCGGTGCGGCTGCAGATCGAGGACATCCTGGTCCGTGAATTCGGTGGGACCCGGCTGGAATTCACGGCGCGAGTCAGCGAATCACCATGGGCACTCATGCATTTCATGGTGCGGCTGCCCCAAGAAAGTCCCGACGGCCCGGAGGGCATGGCGGGGGAGCCCGGCACCCAGTTGGCTCCGGTCGACGTCTCCGAAGCCAACCGGGTCCGCATCCAGGCGCTGCTCAGCGAGGCCGCGCGCACCTGGTCGGACCGGTTGATCGCGGCGGCCGCCAACCTTGCCCAGAGCACCGTCACAGCAACCGACGCCGAGCACTATGCCAACGCGTTCTCCGAGGCCTACAAACAGGCCGTCAGCCCGGACCAGGCCATCGACGACATCGCCGTCATCAACGAATTGGCCGACGACACCGTCAAATTGGTGTTCGCCGAGGACGACGAACAGGGCCTGGCCCAGCTGACCTGGTTCTTGGGCGGGCGCAGCGCATCGTTGAGCCAGCTACTGCCGATGCTGCAGAGCATGGGCGTTGTGGTGCTCGAGGAGCGGCCGTTCACCGTCACCCGCCCCGACGGGCTGCCGGTGTGGATCTACCAGTTCAAGATGTCGCCGCATCCCACCATCGCGCCGGCGCTGAGCCAGGCCGAGCGGGACGCCACCGCGCAGCGCTTCGCCGACGCGGTCACCGCGATCTGGCACGGCCGCGTCGAGATCGACCGGTTCAACGAGCTGGTCATGCGCGCCGGGCTGAGCTGGCAGCAGGTCGCGCTGCTGCGCGCCTACGCAAAATATCTGCGGCAGGCCAACTTTCCCTACAGCCAGTCCTACATCGAATCGGTGCTCAACGAACACGCTTCTACCGCAAAGTCGTTGGTGGCATTGTTCGAGGCGCTGTTCAACCCCGCGCACGGGTCGCCCTCCGGGCGTGAGGCGCAAGCCGCCGCCGCGGCCGTAGCCGCCGACATCGACGCGCTGGTGAGCCTGGACACCGACCGGATCCTGCGCGCATTCGCCTCCCTGGTGCAGGCCACCCTGCGCACCAATTACTTCGTCACGCGCGAGGGTTCGGCCCGGTCCCGAAATGTGCTGGCGCTCAAGCTCAATGCTCAGCTCATCGACGAGCTGCCGCTGCCGCGCCCCAAGTACGAGATCTTCGTCTACTCGCCGCGAGTGGAAGGAGTGCACCTGCGGTTCGGCCCGGTGGCGCGCGGCGGGTTGCGCTGGTCGGACCGCCGCGACGACTTCCGGACCGAAATCCTGGGCCTGGTCAAGGCGCAGGCGGTGAAGAACGCCGTCATCGTGCCGGTGGGGGCCAAAGGCGGGTTCGTGCTGAAACGGCCGCCGCTGCCCACCGGGGACGCCGCCGCAGATCGCGACGCCACCCGAGTCGAAGGCGTCGCTTGCTACCAGTTGTTCATCTCCGGGCTGCTCGACGTCACCGACAACGTCGACCAGCGCACCGGCGCGGTGAACCCACCACCGGGGGTGGTGCGCCGCGACGGCGACGACGCCTACCTGGTAGTCGCCGCCGACAAAGGCACCGCCACCTTCTCCGACATCGCCAACGACGTCGCCAAGTCCTACGGCTTCTGGCTGGGCGACGCCTTCGCCTCCGGCGGCTCGGTCGGCTACGACCACAAGGCGATGGGCATCACCGCCAAAGGCGCCTGGGAGGCCGTCAAACGCCACTTCCGCGAGATCGGCGTCGACACCCAGTCCGAGGACTTCACCGTCGTCGGCGTCGGCGACATGAGCGGCGACGTGTTCGGCAACGGCATGCTGCTGTCCAAACACATCCGGCTGATCGCGGCGTTCGACCACCGGCACGTGTTCCTCGACCCGGAACCCGACGCCGCGACGTCCTGGGCCGAGCGCCGCCGCTTGTTCGAACTGCCCCGGTCCAGTTGGGACGACTACGACAAGACGCTGATCAGCGAGGGCGGCGGCGTGTACAGCCGCGACCAGAAGACGATCCCGGTCAGCCCTCAGGTCCGCGTCGCCCTCGGAATTGAGGGTGAAGTCTCAGAGATGGCCCCGCCCAACCTGGTTCGCGCGATTCTGCAAGCCCCGGTCGACCTGTTGTTCAACGGCGGGATCGGCACCTACATCAAGGCCGAGAACGAATCCGACGCCGACGTCGGCGACCGCGCCAATGATCCGGTACGGGTCAACGGAAACCAGGTGCGCGCCAAGGTGATCGGTGAAGGCGGCAACCTTGGCGTGACGGCATTGGGCCGCGTCGAGTTCGACCTGTCCGGCGGCCGGATCAACACCGACGCGCTGGACAACTCCGCCGGCGTCGACTGCTCCGACCACGAGGTCAACATCAAGATCCTGATCGACTCGCTGGTCACCGCGGGCAAGGTCCGCGCCGAGGAGCGGACCGCGCTGCTGGAGTCGATGACCGACGAGGTCGCCCAGCTGGTGCTCACCGACAACGAGGACCAGAACGACCTGATGGGCACCAGCCGCGCCAACGCGCCCAGCCTGCTGCCGGTGCACGCCGACCAGATCAAGTATCTGGTCGCCGAGCGCGGCCTCAACCGTGAACTGGAAGCGCTGCCGTCCGAAAAGGAGATCGTGCGCCGCTCGGAGATAGGCATCGGCCTCACCTCGCCCGAGCTGGCGACGCTGATGGCGCACGTCAAGCTGGACCTCAAAGAACAGATGCTGACCACCGAGCTGCCCGACCAGGATGTGTTCGCCTCCCGGCTGCCGCAGTACTTCCCCAGACCGCTGCGCGACCGGTTCACCCCGGAAATCCGCAACCACCAGCTGCGCCGCGAGATCGTCACCACCATGCTGATCAACGATCTGGTGGACACGGCCGGCATCAGCTACGCCTTCCGGATCACCGAGGACGTCGGCGTGAGTCACCTCGACGCGGTGCGCACCTATGCGGCCACCGACGCGATTTTCGGGGTGGGACACATCTGGCGCCGCATCCGTGCTGCCAACCTGCCGGTTGCGCTGTCCGACCGGTTGACCCTGGACAACCGCCGGCTGATCGACCGGGCCGGGCGCTGGTTGCTCAACTACCGTCCGCAGCCGCTGGCCGTGGGCGCCGAGATCAACCGCTTCGCCGCGAAGGTCAAGGCGCTGACACCGCGCATGTCGGAATGGCTGCGCGGAGACGACAAAGCCATCGTGGAGAAGGAGGCCGCCGAGTTCACCGCGCTGGGCGCCCCGCCCGATCTGGCCTACCGGGTCGCGGTCGGCCTGTACCGCTACAGCCTGCTCGACATCATCGACATCGCCGACATCACCGAAATCGAGACCGCGGAGGTGGCCGACACCTACTTCGCGCTGATGGACCACCTCGGCACCGACTCGCTGCTGACGGCGGTGTCCGAGCTGGAGCGCAACGATCGCTGGCATTCATTGGCGCGCTTGGCGATTCGCGATGACATCTACGCTTCGCTGCGCTCGCTGTGCTTCGACGTATTGGCGGTGGGGGAGCCTGACGAGAGCGGCGAGCAGAAGATCGCCGAGTGGGAGCACATCAGCGCATCGCGGGTGGAACGGGCGCATCGGACGCTCAACGAGATCCGCGACAGCGGCGCGAAGGATCTCGCGACGCTGTCGGTGGCGGCCCGACAGATCCGCCGCATGACACGCACCAGCGGACGGGGATCTTCGGGGTGA
- a CDS encoding hypothetical protein (frameshifted, insertion at around 2020235) → MASYAWTVIGAGPAGIAAVGRLIDQGVPPKEIAWVDPAFCAGDLGAKWRPVSSNTIAGTFLEYLAGASSFRFAASPPMPLKEVDPDETCALALVADPLLWVTGQLRERVAAFQTTATALRLERRKWLIETEDGTIVSSNVVMAVGAVPRKLDYPQLQEIPVEVVLDPEQLRELPLDGATVAVFGSSHSSMIALPHLLRHPVARVINFYRSPLKYAVYLDDWILFDDTGLKGRAAQWARENIDGVYPEKT, encoded by the coding sequence ATGGCGTCCTACGCGTGGACAGTGATCGGAGCCGGTCCGGCCGGAATCGCGGCGGTGGGCAGACTGATCGATCAGGGTGTTCCGCCGAAGGAGATCGCCTGGGTCGACCCCGCTTTCTGCGCCGGCGATCTCGGCGCGAAATGGCGGCCGGTGTCGAGCAACACCATCGCCGGGACTTTCTTGGAATACCTCGCCGGCGCGTCGTCTTTTCGGTTCGCGGCGTCTCCCCCGATGCCGCTGAAGGAGGTCGACCCGGACGAGACGTGCGCCCTTGCGCTGGTTGCGGATCCGCTGTTGTGGGTCACCGGGCAGCTGCGGGAGCGGGTCGCGGCTTTCCAGACAACGGCCACCGCCCTGCGTTTGGAGCGGCGCAAATGGCTCATCGAAACGGAAGACGGGACCATCGTCTCGTCCAATGTGGTGATGGCCGTTGGTGCGGTACCCAGGAAGCTTGATTACCCTCAGCTGCAAGAGATTCCGGTCGAAGTCGTACTTGATCCCGAACAGCTGCGGGAACTGCCGCTGGACGGTGCGACCGTCGCCGTGTTCGGCTCGTCGCACTCGTCGATGATCGCGTTGCCGCATCTGCTGCGGCATCCGGTCGCCAGGGTAATCAATTTTTATCGCAGCCCACTCAAATATGCTGTCTACCTAGATGATTGGATTCTGTTCGACGATACCGGCTTGAAAGGCCGAGCGGCGCAATGGGCGCGGGAAAATATTGACGGGGTGTATCCGGAAAAAACTTGA